One genomic region from Spirochaetaceae bacterium encodes:
- the fusA gene encoding elongation factor G, translating into MAQEIRNIGIIAHIDAGKTTTTERILYYTGISHRMGEVDDGEATMDWMSQEQERGITITAAATTCYWRDHQINVIDTPGHVDFTAEVERALRVLDGAIGVFSAVEGVEPQSEQVWRQSDHYRVPRVAFINKLDRTGARFAEVVAEMGERLGGCPLPVQLPFGTESEFTGVADLVDGVGLRFAGAHGERIERVPIPAALGARVEAARDRMIDELATESDEITARYVDGEPIPPALLRREIRRRTMAGDLFPVLCGAALRNTGVQPLLDAIVDYLPAPDEVAPPLAVDASGAAVELPCGRAAAPLALVFKLRNDREAGLLSYVRAYAGTIRTGATVYNVGRGGRERVGRLLRMHANRSQPLNELTAGDIAVAVGFKQVRTGDTVGAAGATLLLERMSFPEPVISAAVEPHTAADTARLRDALDIVAREDPTFLVRESAETGQILISGMGELHLDVVIRRIAEEFRVAARIGQPQVAYRESIATAARYRQRYQRTIGGTVHSAGVTLRVAPQPRGTGNAVASALPPDTLPAEAEAALHEGVRNAMNSGVLYGYPTIDIAATVEAVDYDPATSSPAAFEAAGALAFYEACRQGEPALLEPVMEVEIFVPRESLGEVIGNLGARGATVTAVVSRPASEQVTAHAALAKLFGYSTTLRSLTQGRGVFTMTFTHFAPRAEPA; encoded by the coding sequence ATGGCGCAGGAGATTCGCAACATCGGGATCATCGCCCACATCGACGCCGGCAAGACCACCACCACCGAGCGCATCCTGTACTACACCGGCATCAGCCACCGCATGGGCGAGGTGGACGACGGCGAAGCCACCATGGACTGGATGAGCCAGGAACAGGAACGCGGCATTACCATCACCGCCGCCGCCACCACCTGCTACTGGCGTGACCACCAGATCAACGTCATCGACACCCCCGGCCACGTCGACTTCACGGCCGAGGTGGAGCGCGCCCTGCGCGTCCTGGACGGCGCCATCGGCGTGTTCTCCGCCGTCGAAGGGGTGGAGCCGCAATCGGAGCAGGTATGGCGGCAGAGCGATCACTACCGGGTGCCGCGGGTGGCGTTCATCAACAAGCTCGACCGCACCGGCGCGCGCTTCGCGGAGGTGGTGGCCGAGATGGGCGAACGCCTCGGCGGCTGCCCGCTGCCGGTGCAGCTACCGTTCGGCACCGAGTCCGAATTCACCGGCGTCGCCGACCTGGTCGACGGCGTGGGGCTGCGTTTCGCGGGCGCGCATGGCGAGCGCATCGAGCGGGTACCGATTCCGGCCGCGCTGGGCGCGCGGGTGGAGGCGGCGCGCGACCGCATGATCGACGAGCTGGCCACCGAGTCGGACGAGATCACCGCCCGTTACGTGGACGGGGAGCCGATACCGCCCGCGCTGCTGCGCCGGGAGATCCGCCGCCGCACCATGGCCGGCGACCTGTTCCCGGTGCTGTGCGGCGCCGCGCTGCGCAACACCGGCGTGCAGCCGCTGCTCGATGCCATCGTCGACTACCTGCCCGCCCCCGACGAGGTCGCGCCGCCGCTGGCGGTCGACGCAAGCGGCGCGGCGGTCGAGCTGCCGTGCGGCCGCGCAGCCGCACCGCTAGCCCTGGTATTCAAGCTGCGCAACGACCGCGAGGCCGGCCTGCTCAGCTACGTGCGCGCCTACGCGGGTACGATCCGCACCGGCGCCACCGTGTACAACGTGGGCCGCGGCGGGCGCGAGCGCGTCGGCCGGCTGCTGCGCATGCATGCCAACCGCTCGCAGCCGTTGAACGAGCTGACCGCCGGCGACATCGCGGTCGCGGTCGGGTTCAAGCAGGTACGGACCGGCGACACCGTGGGCGCCGCCGGCGCCACCCTGCTGCTGGAGCGGATGAGCTTTCCGGAGCCGGTCATCTCCGCCGCGGTCGAGCCGCACACCGCCGCCGACACGGCCCGCCTGCGCGACGCGCTCGACATCGTTGCGCGCGAGGACCCCACGTTCCTGGTGCGCGAGAGCGCGGAGACGGGGCAGATTCTGATTTCCGGGATGGGAGAGCTGCATCTCGACGTGGTAATCCGCCGTATTGCCGAGGAGTTCCGCGTGGCGGCGCGGATCGGACAGCCGCAGGTGGCGTACCGGGAGTCGATTGCCACCGCCGCGCGCTACCGCCAGCGCTACCAGCGCACCATCGGCGGCACCGTGCACAGCGCCGGGGTGACGTTGCGGGTGGCGCCGCAACCGCGCGGCACCGGCAATGCGGTCGCCAGCGCGTTGCCCCCGGACACGCTGCCGGCGGAAGCGGAGGCGGCGCTGCACGAGGGCGTCCGCAACGCCATGAACTCGGGAGTGTTGTACGGCTACCCCACCATCGACATCGCGGCAACCGTGGAGGCGGTCGACTACGATCCCGCCACCTCGTCCCCGGCGGCGTTCGAGGCGGCCGGTGCGTTGGCCTTCTACGAAGCGTGCCGGCAGGGCGAGCCGGCACTGTTGGAGCCGGTCATGGAGGTGGAGATCTTCGTGCCGCGCGAGTCGCTCGGCGAGGTGATCGGCAACCTTGGCGCACGCGGCGCCACCGTCACCGCCGTCGTGTCGCGGCCCGCGAGCGAGCAGGTAACGGCGCACGCGGCGCTCGCGAAGCTGTTCGGCTATTCGACCACGCTGCGCAGCCTGACCCAGGGCCGCGGCGTGTTCACCATGACATTCACCCACTTCGCGCCGCGCGCCGAACCCGCTTGA